One genomic segment of Arachis duranensis cultivar V14167 chromosome 4, aradu.V14167.gnm2.J7QH, whole genome shotgun sequence includes these proteins:
- the LOC107484611 gene encoding leucine-rich repeat receptor-like serine/threonine-protein kinase BAM3, which produces MQVLKLWQNKFTGSIPSRLGQNGKLTELDLSTNKLKGLVPKSLCFSKKLKILILLNNFFFGSLPNDLGECYTLDIGKLKSVLEILLLHGNRFSGEIPLDIGKLKSVLKMDLSVNNFSGAIPPEICANTKFIAFMITYGLSAAARVQPWK; this is translated from the exons ATGCAAGTGTTGAAGCTTTGGCAGAACAAATTCACTGGTTCAATTCCTTCAAGGCTTGGACAGAATGGTAAATTAACTGAACTTGATCTTTCAACAAACAAGCTCAAAGGACTAGTTCCAAAGTCTCTTTGTTTTAGTAAGAAGCTCAAGATTCTGATTTTGCTCAACAACTTTTTCTTTGGATCTTTGCCTAATGATCTTGGTGAGTGCTACACTCTTGATATAGGCAAGTTAAAGAGTGTTTTGGAAATCCTTCTTCTTCATGGAAACAGATTCTCAGGTGAAATTCCACTAGATATAGGCAAGTTAAAAAGTGTTCTTAAGATGGATTTGAGTGTTAACAACTTTTCAGGTGCTATTCCTCCTGAGATTTG TGCGAACACAAAATTCATTGCATTCATGATCACTTATGGTCTCAGTGCTGCTGCAAG GGTTCAACCGTGGAAATGA